CTGCTCGGTCTGTACCACATGCACAATGCGCCCTTGCTGCGCATACGGCAGCGGTCGCAGCAACACGCCATCAATCACTGTGAAGATCGCCGTATTCGCGCCAATCCCGAGCCCAAGCGTGAGAATCGCAAGCACGGTGTAACCCGGATTGTGCAGCAGCGAGCGTAGCGCATAGCGCAGATCAGACATCAATCGCTGCAACGGCTCAATACTGTTCATCCGCCAGATTTCCTCACGCACCTTCTGCGGATTACCGAATCTAACGTACGCCCGCCGTCGAGCCTCCACCGGACTCATGCCGCGCGTCAGGTTCTCCTGCGTCTCGTGCTCGAGGAACGACTCCATCTCCTCCATCCGCTCCGCATCCCAATACCTGCGCCGAAACAGCTGCCTCCAACTCATTCGCCCGCTCCCTCTCTCATCACATCGCCCATCACCAGCGCAATGGCCTTCGACATCTGCCGCCAGCGGCTCACCTCGGCATGCAGTTGCTTGCGCCCCGCCGCAGTCAGCCGGTAGTAGCGCGCCCGGCGATTCGTCTCGCTCGGCCCCCAATAAGAGGCGACCCATCCGCGGTCCTCCAGCCGGTGCAGCGCCGGATACAGCGAGCCCTGCTCCACTTCCAGCACATCCTCTGACGACCGTTCAATCACCTTGGCAATCGTGTGCCCGTGCGCATCGCCATTCAGCAACGTGCGCAGCACCATCATGTCCAGTGTGCCGCGCAGCATGTCGTTGTTGGGTGATGGTCTCTTCGGCATCTGTCACTTTCTCCCCTCGAATCTCTATGGAAAGAGAGCATAGCACCCCTCGGGTTTCTAGGGAAACATCAAAATCCTCGTGCGGGAGTTGTTCATGGTGAGCAACCCAACCGGTGCTGGCTTCCATCACGAGTTCGCGCCGGCACACAGTAGGTCCGTCATGAGGCCAGCAACGGTCTCCTATTCCTGCCGCGCATACAGAGAGAACTCCGACGGCAAAGGGGCCTCCAGGCTGATTTGGCTTCCACTCGTAGGGTGCAGGAATGCAAGAAATTGCGCGTGGAGAAGATAGCCGCCATCGCCGGGCAGACCCGGATGATCGGCCAGAGGCAGCCCTCCGGGGCCATACAGGCCGTCCCCCACCAGCGGATGACCGACTGATGCCAGATGGATTCTGATCTGATGAGGGCGGCCTGAGTGGAGCGTGACTTCAAAAGTTGTGGTGGTTGTGCCGCGCGCAAGCACCTTTGCTGAAGACCACGATGGCTTCCCCGTGGAACTGGCAGCCCAGACGGAACCCAAGCGCGGATGAGGTACCCGGCCAATGGGCGTGTGGATCTCATACTCCTCGTGCTCGGCAACGTTTACAGCCACCGCCCGGTAGACCTTCTGTACCTTAGAGGTGTTCCAGATCGCCTCGAGAAGGGCGGCGCCCTGCGCCGTCTTGGAGAAAAGCACAATGCCAGAAGTAGCTCGCCCCAGCCGATGCACAGGGCTCGCATGCGGGGCATACCTGCGGACGAGACGCAGGAGAGTGTTTTCCAGAAAGCCGCTGCCCGGCAGAGTCGGCAGACCGCTGGGTTTATTCACCGCGATGAGTTCGTCATCCTCGAAGAGGACGTCAAAATGGAGCGGCGCATCCGGTTCCGTCCAAGGTGGACAGTTCCATACTAGAACCTGACCCGCCGCAACCGACTCACTTCCCTGAGCGGTAATGCCGTTGAGAGTGATCTCCCCATGGCTCAGTCTTTGTTGCCACACTTCGGCGGAGGAGTGCGGATAAAGGCTTGCCAGATGAAAGAGCAGCGTCTGCCCGTGGTGCTTGCTGCCAATCGTGGTGGTGAAGGCATAGCCATGGTTGCGCATTCAGCTTGAGTGTAAGCGATCGCAGGTCAGGGAAAACCTGTGGGCACACATCTAGCCACCGGACAAAGCGAAGAACCCTTGCCTGAACCTATCGCCGTGGACGGTCTGGGTAGTCGTTTTGCCACTCACGCACGTCATGTGTATGAAATTGCCATAGTGAATGACGCACCCGTATCGACAGTCTTAACGATCGGCCGTGGATGAATGGCCCTTTTGTTGTCATGGTCAATAGCAACATCATCCTCTCCATGACGGATGCCGACGACGTTCTGCTCCCTGATTCTTCCATGGTCCAGGACGGGGTGGCCTCTCGGAAGGCACTTTCCCCCTTAGTTCCACCGTCACAACCGTAGCGCAAACTGGAACGGCCCACAGGGCTGCTGGGCCGCTTCCATCTGAAGCATGACTCCGATTGACTGATGACTTATCTGATTTCTCTTCCGGCCCCTCTGGTATCTCAACTTCAGATTCTTATCACTCATAAAGGCATACCGGGCGGCGAACATCTCGCCGCCCGTATCGAAATCCCGGCTCGCGTCCTCATCCTTTATCAGTTGGTGGCATGAATCACCTTCACAAGCTCCTGGTCCGGCACTGACCAGGCTGCTGCTCCGGTATGCGTGAAGCGATGGGTTTCATTGTCCCAATGCAGCACCGTGAGTCGACCGTCCTTCTTATAGTCCTCGGTCTTACCATTGTCTTGATAGAGGGTGAAAGTTGCATCCGCGCCCGGATAGATACGAATCTGCTTCAGATTTTGATGCTGATTCATGTCCTCCACCTGATCGCCGATTGGCAGAATGGAGCCTGCCCGCACAAACAACGGAATCGTCTGAATGGGCGCATTGGCCACAATGGTCTGTCCGCCGTGATATTTCTTGTTCGTCCAATAGTCGTACCAGTCAGTTCCTGCAGGCAGATAGACCTTTCGGCTGGTCTGCCCTTGATGCGTAACCGGTGCGACCAGAAGATCCGGACCAAACATGAACTCATGGGTCAATGTATCGACTTTAGGATCATTCGGGAAATCCATGAAGAGAGCCCGCATATAAGGAGCGCCCGTCTGATAGGAGTGGTAAGCGAGCGAATAGATGTATGGAATCAACGCATAGCGCATCCTCAGATACTTTTCGAGGATTGGCGTCGCTTCATCTCCATAAGACCATGGAGTGTTGAAACGCCGCATTCCATGCGTGCGGAAGATCGGCATGAAGACGCCATACTCAAACCATCGAACATACAGTTCAGGATAGTCATCATCGCCTCCAACATTCGCTCGCGCTGTGGCCGGATCGATCAGAGGCTTGTGGACCGGATGGTGCACAGCAGGAAGCGCCCAGAAGCCGCCAACATCGTTTGTCCAATAAGGAAGACCGGAAGCCGTCACATCCAGCCCCGCAGGCACTTGCCGCTGCAACGTGTTCCAGGTGGGTGAAATGTCAGAGGACCAGAGGATGGTCGCATCGCGCTGCGAACCGATGTAGGCGGCGCGTGCCAGAATCATGGGCCGCTCATTTAGAGTCTTGCGCATGCCGTTGTACACGGCCGTATCTTCAAACAGAGGATAGACGTTGAAGTACTGCGTTCCGGGCCCGATGAAATAGTAACTGCCGTTGGGCGGAATATCGGGTTCAGTCTCGTCCGTCCAGATGGCATCGAAGCCCTTGCTCATGATGTGCTTGTCGATTGCCTGCCAGAACCATCTGGAGGCCGCGGGATTCGTCATGTCAAGATTCGATCCGGTCATGTTGCCCGGCAACCCATTGGTGGTGGTGGGCTTGCCGTCCGCGAGATGGTAAAACCATCCATTTTTGAGCAGCATGTCGTAATAACGCGAACCTGGCGCAAAGCGCGGCCACACGCTGATCAGCGTATGGAAGCCCATCTGATGCAGTTGCTGATTCATGGCAGCAGGATCGGGCCAGTCCTTGGAAATGAAATTGAATTGTCCCATCTTGCTGTAATAGAAGAAATCGACAACCAGGTAATCGCAGGGCAGATGGCGCTCCCGGTATTCCTTCGCAACGTTCAGAAGCTGCGCCTGCGTGCTGTAACGCTCCTTTGATTGCGTGAATCCATAAGCGCCTTTGGGCAGCATGGGAGCTGGGCCTGTGAGCAAACGGTAACCCTTATAGAGATCATCCGTAGTAGCTCCCGCAACTACAAAAAAAGAGACGCGCTGACCGACTTGAGATCTCCATTTCGTCTGCTCATTGAAGTAGGGCTCTACTGTGGTCTTGGAGGGGTTGTCCCACAGAACGGCGTAACCCTTATTTGTAACCAGGAACGGTACACAAAAACTCTCACCACCGGCCGCACCATAATCGCTCCAGCAATGCACATCCTGATCGCGATGATCGAGCCGGCCTTCCTGATTTTCTCCGAGGCCATAGTAATGTTCGCCCGGCTGCACCCCGAAGGTAGCCCCAACCGTATAGAAGGGAGGATCAGATGGCCGCCTGTCATGCAGTACTTCGGCATTGCCGGAGCCGCGGTCAGGCTTGTTCATCGACCAACTCAGCATCTTGAGGAGCGTCTTACCATCGGGCAATTGAAAATTGAGACGCACATTGGCATATGGCTTGCCGCCATTGCTCGAAAAAAACTCATTGATCGTCGTCTGCCCCAGGAGGTGGGGGCTCTGGTGAGTGGACGGCCCAGGAAGAGTGACGGACAACTGGGAAGAGCTGTATGTGCCGCCGTCCGCTGATGGAGTGAAATGCCACCCGGAACCATTAGGCTTAGCCAAGATGCCGTACCCCGCCGGAGCCAACGCATCGCTCTTGAGGCGGCTGATGCTGACACGCAGAATGTTAGGAGCATAGGGCTCGAGCATCAACGTCGTTCCGCCTCTGGTAATCACAATGCGATTCGGCTGTACGCTGGGGGCGTCTGTCTGGCCTGCTGCTTGCGAAGGTGGCTGCGCGAAAGCGCCCATCGCCAGCAACACACTTGTACAACAGGTCAGCGCTACAGTCCTCAAGTTCCTGAACTTCATTCTGTATCCTCATCTTAGGTTGAAACAGCAAGCGCACAACCGCGCCGGCTGGTGAATCGGCAGACGGAACAGTACATCCATCCTATCCGGCGCCGGGGAGTAAAAGCTGCGCCCCGGCACCGAAGATCGAGTCTCTGTCGCCACTTAGAAGCGCGCACGGAAGTGCAACTGAATGCTACGCGCGGGCAACTGATTGGTCGAGTGTCCAAAAAGTGAGCTGGACAAATCAGAAGTCACGCCGGTCAGGTTGGCCCGATTAAAGAGGTCAAATGCTTCGGCGCGGGCCTCAAGATGCAGCTTCTCACCAAAAAAGAACCGCGTGGTAAAGGTCTTGGCGAGGGTGAAATTGAAGTTGTTGTATCCGGGTTGATTATAGGTATTTCGTCCCAGATCACCCTCCTGTCCTAGCGAGGGCGTAGGAAATTGCGATGCAGAAAAGAGACCATGCAAGTACTTTTCACGCGATAGTCCCCTCAGGGTTCTTCCAAACGACGGCGCATTCGGAACGT
The DNA window shown above is from Acidobacterium capsulatum ATCC 51196 and carries:
- a CDS encoding TIM-barrel domain-containing protein, producing the protein MKFRNLRTVALTCCTSVLLAMGAFAQPPSQAAGQTDAPSVQPNRIVITRGGTTLMLEPYAPNILRVSISRLKSDALAPAGYGILAKPNGSGWHFTPSADGGTYSSSQLSVTLPGPSTHQSPHLLGQTTINEFFSSNGGKPYANVRLNFQLPDGKTLLKMLSWSMNKPDRGSGNAEVLHDRRPSDPPFYTVGATFGVQPGEHYYGLGENQEGRLDHRDQDVHCWSDYGAAGGESFCVPFLVTNKGYAVLWDNPSKTTVEPYFNEQTKWRSQVGQRVSFFVVAGATTDDLYKGYRLLTGPAPMLPKGAYGFTQSKERYSTQAQLLNVAKEYRERHLPCDYLVVDFFYYSKMGQFNFISKDWPDPAAMNQQLHQMGFHTLISVWPRFAPGSRYYDMLLKNGWFYHLADGKPTTTNGLPGNMTGSNLDMTNPAASRWFWQAIDKHIMSKGFDAIWTDETEPDIPPNGSYYFIGPGTQYFNVYPLFEDTAVYNGMRKTLNERPMILARAAYIGSQRDATILWSSDISPTWNTLQRQVPAGLDVTASGLPYWTNDVGGFWALPAVHHPVHKPLIDPATARANVGGDDDYPELYVRWFEYGVFMPIFRTHGMRRFNTPWSYGDEATPILEKYLRMRYALIPYIYSLAYHSYQTGAPYMRALFMDFPNDPKVDTLTHEFMFGPDLLVAPVTHQGQTSRKVYLPAGTDWYDYWTNKKYHGGQTIVANAPIQTIPLFVRAGSILPIGDQVEDMNQHQNLKQIRIYPGADATFTLYQDNGKTEDYKKDGRLTVLHWDNETHRFTHTGAAAWSVPDQELVKVIHATN
- a CDS encoding RluA family pseudouridine synthase, whose protein sequence is MRNHGYAFTTTIGSKHHGQTLLFHLASLYPHSSAEVWQQRLSHGEITLNGITAQGSESVAAGQVLVWNCPPWTEPDAPLHFDVLFEDDELIAVNKPSGLPTLPGSGFLENTLLRLVRRYAPHASPVHRLGRATSGIVLFSKTAQGAALLEAIWNTSKVQKVYRAVAVNVAEHEEYEIHTPIGRVPHPRLGSVWAASSTGKPSWSSAKVLARGTTTTTFEVTLHSGRPHQIRIHLASVGHPLVGDGLYGPGGLPLADHPGLPGDGGYLLHAQFLAFLHPTSGSQISLEAPLPSEFSLYARQE
- a CDS encoding PadR family transcriptional regulator, encoding MPKRPSPNNDMLRGTLDMMVLRTLLNGDAHGHTIAKVIERSSEDVLEVEQGSLYPALHRLEDRGWVASYWGPSETNRRARYYRLTAAGRKQLHAEVSRWRQMSKAIALVMGDVMREGAGE